In the genome of Chryseobacterium oryzae, one region contains:
- a CDS encoding Pycsar system effector family protein: MNILDKAKVYVENLFKDKLSSVYFYHNFIHTTSAVNKAEEIIKHSDISEADREKVILAIWFHDVGFTDCNAEGHEKRSAEIMKEFLQKENYPQAYIDDVYQLILSTEKCYQPKNLSEKIIKDADFSHFASPTYHDISEALRKEWELTGGTCFSNEEWDKLNVDFLKNKHRYFTNYAQENWEPLKMKNVKKIEKKLNKEDKQNKDDSDKKDSKSDRSVDTLFRVTLNNHTRLSDIADSKANILLSVNAIIISVCLSVLVPKLDTPKNVHLIIPTFLLLLSSVLTIVFAILSTKPNVTKTHFTQEDVAKRKVNLLFFGNFHQMLFDDFHSAMRDLLKDRDYIYDSMIKDLYFLGKVLDRKYKLLSTTYTIFMAGIIISVLAFAYAFLTL; encoded by the coding sequence ATGAACATATTAGACAAGGCTAAAGTGTATGTTGAAAACTTATTCAAAGATAAGTTATCTTCTGTATATTTTTATCACAATTTTATTCATACCACAAGTGCTGTAAACAAAGCCGAAGAAATAATAAAGCACTCGGATATTTCTGAAGCAGATAGAGAAAAAGTAATCCTTGCCATTTGGTTTCATGATGTGGGATTTACCGACTGCAATGCTGAAGGTCACGAAAAAAGAAGTGCTGAGATTATGAAAGAGTTTCTGCAGAAAGAAAATTATCCGCAGGCGTATATAGATGATGTTTATCAGCTCATTTTATCTACTGAAAAATGTTATCAGCCGAAAAATTTATCTGAGAAAATTATAAAAGATGCAGATTTCAGTCATTTTGCAAGCCCTACTTATCACGATATTTCTGAAGCTTTGCGCAAAGAGTGGGAGCTTACCGGCGGAACCTGCTTTTCTAATGAAGAATGGGATAAACTGAATGTAGATTTCCTAAAAAACAAGCATCGGTATTTCACCAATTATGCTCAAGAAAACTGGGAACCTTTGAAGATGAAAAATGTAAAAAAGATTGAGAAAAAACTCAATAAAGAAGATAAACAGAATAAAGATGATTCGGATAAAAAAGATTCTAAATCTGACCGAAGCGTAGATACTTTATTTCGTGTTACCCTGAATAATCATACAAGATTAAGCGATATTGCCGACAGTAAGGCCAATATTTTGCTTTCTGTAAATGCAATTATTATTTCGGTATGCCTTTCTGTTTTGGTGCCAAAATTAGATACTCCGAAAAATGTACATTTAATAATTCCTACGTTTTTACTTCTTTTATCGAGTGTTCTTACGATTGTTTTTGCAATATTGTCTACCAAGCCTAATGTTACTAAAACTCATTTTACCCAAGAAGACGTTGCCAAAAGAAAAGTAAACTTATTGTTTTTTGGTAACTTTCACCAGATGCTTTTTGATGATTTTCATTCGGCTATGCGAGATTTGCTGAAAGACCGAGATTATATTTATGATTCTATGATTAAAGATTTGTATTTTCTCGGAAAAGTTTTAGACAGAAAATATAAACTTCTTTCTACAACGTACACCATTTTCATGGCAGGAATTATTATTTCTGTTTTGGCATTTGCCTACGCATTTTTAACCCTTTAA
- a CDS encoding endonuclease: MKQIFYSLLIAVFPVFVSAQIPPGYYNNATGTGATLKTNLKNIITAGHSTNISYGDLWTAYQTTDRDKYYEGDNSILDIYSESSANPDSYNYRITTDQCGSNGYSAEGDCYNREHIVPQSLFSENLPMKSDVHFIRATDGKVNAERGNFPFGLVGTPDYQSLNGSKRGNSISAGYSQTVFEPIDEFKGDVARMIFYFVTRYENQLSSFASGDMLGNSAYPGLQTWELNQLLAWHNQDPVSLTEIERNNRTYIFQGNRNPYIDNPNFANLVWNTAVTETQAPTSPTNLTVNNITSNSVVLNWTASTDNVGVSGYIVYVNGVLYPTSATNSSTIVNLNPSTVYSFAVIAQDAAGNLSAQSNTATITTLVGSCGSEYFDNIPAASSTYSTRSWTGSSASWTATNARTDQMITNKAITFKNGNLTSSSISGGIQGLTVTAQQKYSGNPGSLAVEINGVNVGSIPYGKNPITTTLNNLNVSGNFTIKLINSVASNAVAVDNIYWTCSTLSTSEATRKDVFVVYPNPVRNHEIFVKGENVNKITKAEIYDLSGKLVMSVANPFKDSSKISLNGLVKGSYILKTDTFSTKFIVE; this comes from the coding sequence ATGAAGCAAATTTTTTATTCTTTATTAATCGCGGTGTTTCCTGTGTTTGTTTCTGCTCAAATTCCTCCAGGGTATTACAATAATGCAACGGGTACAGGAGCTACGCTTAAGACCAACCTTAAAAATATTATTACTGCAGGGCATTCAACCAATATATCTTACGGTGATTTATGGACCGCCTATCAAACGACCGATAGAGACAAATATTACGAGGGAGACAACTCAATTTTAGATATTTATTCTGAAAGTTCAGCAAATCCTGATTCTTATAATTATAGAATTACCACAGACCAGTGCGGGAGCAACGGTTATAGCGCAGAAGGAGACTGTTACAATAGAGAGCATATTGTACCTCAAAGTTTGTTCAGTGAGAATCTGCCTATGAAATCTGACGTACATTTCATACGTGCCACAGATGGTAAAGTAAATGCAGAACGAGGAAATTTTCCTTTCGGACTTGTAGGAACTCCAGATTACCAGTCTCTAAATGGTTCTAAAAGGGGGAATTCCATTTCTGCAGGTTATTCACAAACTGTATTTGAACCTATCGATGAATTTAAAGGAGATGTCGCAAGGATGATTTTTTATTTTGTTACCAGATACGAAAATCAGCTAAGTTCATTCGCTTCAGGAGATATGCTGGGTAATAGTGCATATCCAGGACTGCAAACTTGGGAACTCAATCAGTTGTTAGCTTGGCATAATCAGGATCCCGTTTCTCTTACCGAAATTGAAAGAAATAATAGAACATATATTTTTCAGGGGAATAGAAATCCTTACATTGACAATCCTAATTTTGCAAATCTTGTATGGAATACTGCTGTAACTGAAACTCAGGCTCCTACCTCACCAACCAATCTTACAGTAAATAACATAACTTCTAATTCGGTTGTTTTAAACTGGACAGCTTCTACAGATAATGTTGGAGTATCAGGTTATATAGTGTATGTAAATGGAGTGCTTTATCCAACTTCGGCAACCAATTCTTCTACTATTGTCAACTTAAATCCATCTACAGTTTACAGTTTTGCCGTAATTGCACAAGATGCTGCAGGAAATTTATCTGCACAAAGCAATACTGCAACCATTACTACTTTGGTGGGATCTTGTGGTTCTGAATATTTTGATAATATTCCTGCTGCTTCATCCACTTACAGTACAAGATCTTGGACGGGTAGTAGTGCTTCTTGGACAGCTACCAATGCAAGAACGGATCAGATGATTACTAATAAAGCAATAACTTTCAAGAACGGAAATCTTACAAGTTCTTCAATTTCAGGAGGAATTCAGGGTTTAACAGTTACCGCTCAACAAAAATATTCTGGAAATCCCGGAAGTCTTGCTGTGGAAATAAACGGAGTAAATGTGGGAAGTATTCCTTATGGTAAAAATCCGATTACCACTACTTTGAACAATCTTAATGTTTCAGGGAATTTCACTATAAAATTAATCAACTCTGTTGCTTCTAATGCTGTTGCTGTAGATAATATATACTGGACTTGCAGTACATTGTCTACATCTGAAGCTACTCGCAAAGATGTTTTCGTAGTTTATCCGAACCCTGTGAGAAACCATGAGATTTTTGTAAAAGGTGAGAACGTAAATAAAATTACAAAAGCTGAGATTTACGATCTTTCCGGGAAATTGGTGATGAGTGTTGCCAATCCTTTTAAAGATTCTAGTAAAATCAGCTTAAACGGACTTGTTAAAGGAAGTTATATTTTAAAAACGGATACTTTTTCAACAAAATTTATAGTGGAATAA
- a CDS encoding ABC transporter permease, which produces MKNIAFYIASRYLLSKKGSTAVTFITWLAAVAMSVAVAAMFVIISVFSGLEDFNKTLISNLHADLTVKSTSGKTIKNFQRINEILKKDKEISDFSRVIEEKVYVNFNGKGDIAFLRGVDSSYTKVNPVNKTIFFGNYPSFEYKNEVIMEHSLKIRLGIPVDSDKDFATIFMPKSGTGIINKEEDIYNKRDIIVTGIFPGNEQLNNYVIAPIELAEELLNLPKNSAYQIVIKLKNPENADSEKEKLQKEIGGNIEIKTKEEENAAFWKMINTEKLFIYLIFALVIFITTFNLAGAIIILQLDKKQQAKSLISLGFPLKHLRMTYFYTGILIVVLGILSGLLLGTALCYFQLYTELFKAVEDLPFPVKIVGKNYLIVSAIAALFGVLISWFFSKISKNYIT; this is translated from the coding sequence TTGAAAAACATTGCGTTTTATATAGCATCTCGTTACCTCTTGTCTAAAAAGGGGAGTACGGCTGTAACTTTTATTACATGGCTTGCAGCTGTGGCAATGAGTGTTGCGGTGGCTGCAATGTTTGTTATTATTTCGGTGTTTTCCGGACTGGAAGATTTCAATAAAACTCTTATATCTAACCTCCATGCAGATCTTACTGTAAAAAGCACTTCTGGTAAAACCATTAAAAATTTCCAAAGAATAAATGAAATTTTAAAAAAGGATAAAGAAATTTCAGATTTTTCACGCGTAATTGAGGAGAAAGTTTACGTAAACTTTAATGGAAAAGGAGATATTGCTTTTTTGCGCGGGGTAGATTCTTCTTATACAAAAGTAAATCCAGTTAATAAAACTATTTTTTTTGGTAATTATCCGTCTTTTGAGTATAAAAACGAGGTAATTATGGAGCATTCTCTAAAGATTAGATTGGGAATACCTGTGGATTCGGACAAAGATTTTGCTACTATTTTTATGCCTAAATCGGGAACAGGAATTATTAACAAGGAAGAAGATATTTATAATAAAAGAGATATTATCGTTACAGGGATTTTTCCGGGTAATGAACAATTGAATAATTATGTAATTGCACCGATTGAATTAGCCGAGGAACTTCTTAACCTTCCCAAAAATTCTGCCTACCAAATTGTAATAAAACTTAAAAATCCAGAAAATGCAGATTCTGAAAAGGAAAAACTGCAAAAAGAAATTGGTGGTAATATTGAGATAAAAACAAAAGAAGAAGAAAATGCAGCTTTCTGGAAAATGATTAATACCGAAAAGCTGTTTATATATCTTATTTTCGCTTTGGTCATTTTCATAACAACGTTTAATCTTGCAGGAGCAATTATTATTCTTCAGCTTGATAAAAAACAGCAGGCAAAATCGTTAATTTCTCTAGGATTCCCCTTAAAGCATCTTAGGATGACTTATTTCTATACAGGAATTCTTATTGTTGTTTTGGGAATTTTGTCTGGTTTGTTGTTGGGAACGGCGTTGTGTTATTTTCAGCTATACACAGAATTGTTCAAAGCGGTTGAAGATCTTCCTTTCCCGGTGAAGATTGTTGGTAAAAATTACCTTATTGTTTCTGCTATTGCGGCGTTGTTTGGTGTTTTAATCTCTTGGTTTTTCTCCAAAATAAGTAAAAATTATATTACTTAA
- the mce gene encoding methylmalonyl-CoA epimerase: MKLEHIGIAVKSLGVSDELFAKLLGKEHYKKESVEREGVITSFYEVGESKIELLEASKEESAISKFIDKKGEGIHHLAFGVENILEEVERLKKEGFIFISEEPKEGADNKLVVFLHPKSTNGVLIELCQEKP; encoded by the coding sequence ATGAAACTAGAACATATTGGTATTGCGGTAAAATCTTTAGGCGTTTCAGACGAACTATTCGCTAAGCTTTTGGGAAAAGAACACTATAAAAAAGAATCTGTAGAAAGAGAAGGGGTTATCACTTCATTCTATGAAGTTGGCGAAAGCAAAATTGAACTCTTGGAAGCCAGTAAAGAAGAAAGTGCAATTTCAAAATTTATAGATAAGAAAGGAGAAGGCATTCATCATTTAGCATTTGGAGTAGAAAATATCTTAGAAGAAGTAGAAAGATTAAAAAAAGAAGGATTTATTTTTATCTCCGAAGAACCCAAAGAAGGCGCTGATAACAAATTAGTTGTCTTTTTACATCCTAAATCTACAAACGGAGTTTTGATAGAATTATGTCAAGAAAAACCTTAA
- a CDS encoding metallophosphoesterase, with amino-acid sequence MNLSSKYTPKYFSAIFQIILFSAAMLSCATYTVNKGKNLPEVQKGKEEKENDYQIFLIGDAGNAEEIQAQQTLNFLKNKLDSADENSMVIFLGDNIYPLGMPKETDKEYPLAKQKMENQLAITKNFKGKTLVIPGNHDWYHGLEGLKAQEDFVKSYLKDKKSFLPKNSCPIDDISLSKDIKLIVIDSEWALIDWDKYPGINKNCDITTRDDFFTEFKELIIKNQDKRIIVAVHHPVMSSGVHAGFNSAKSHLFPLKSKIPVPGVASLINILRSSSGASMEDLSNSHYTDFANRIKSIIQDKENVTLVSGHDHNLQYHQDKNIRQIISGAGSKTDPSTIVNNTDFSYGGSGFVVLNLKKDQSSQVEFFSTKNNKLEKLTEISVIEKPKTVEYNFTENLPNTQISTIYSEKLTQKGKIYRWLWGDHYRQYYALSIEAKVRNLSDMDPGYSPFREGGGNQSNSLRLKADNGQEFVMRGIKKSAVRFLNAQAFKKNNLGNELTNTLPERFLLDFYTTSHPFTGLAVNNMADKIHLFHSNPELYFIPKQKGLGKYNENYGDELYIIEERFSSDKKTLQSLDNASDIISTSDLLKNMLKDSKYSVDKETYIRARIFDMLIGDWDRHEDQWKWAEYKTGNKVVYKPIPRDRDQAFSNYDGAAFKIIMNIPAIRHMKSFKDDLKNVRWINMEPYPLDLILLKSSDIKDWEIQAKYIQEHLTDKDIDEAFQNLPKEVQDETLSDIKRKLKLRKQKVTHYASQYYQILQEKVPLAGTVNRDKFVIIKHHDSVDVKQFKINKDQSEELVFEKNYSSEKTKELWIYGLEGDDIFEVSGTGNPKTNIRLIGGYNHDTYNVSDGGKVKIYDFKSQKNTYNANNTTKRITDDYDVNTYNWKHPKYNFVAGYPNVNFNPDDGVILGFLANYTVNNFIRNPFTQKHSLSANFYTATGGFNLKYNGIFKKAIMGWDAAIDASYTTPYFARTFFGLGNNSVNDAGEDDKNFNRARISQFRFAPSISTTNWLNLKHQFQLSFENSKVQRNNDRFIAVSSDVRPEVFYNQQFAGVNYTFSFKNMDNNAFPTLGMEFLVNAGWKTNLQELNRNFASLSGKMSIFHRIDKKGKFVFANSTYAMMINNNHFEFFQAAAIGGNNAMRAYRNERFAGKSYLANNSEIRWDFGRIKNSIVPVNMGILVGYDVGRVWIDNEYSRKWHQGAGAGFWLNILESFSAKIQYFVGEDGGRVSGGLGMNF; translated from the coding sequence ATGAATTTATCTTCTAAATATACTCCCAAATATTTTTCTGCAATATTTCAGATCATTCTTTTTTCAGCAGCCATGCTATCGTGTGCAACCTACACCGTAAATAAAGGAAAAAATCTTCCCGAAGTACAAAAAGGCAAAGAAGAAAAGGAAAACGACTACCAGATTTTTCTGATTGGTGATGCAGGAAATGCAGAAGAAATACAGGCACAGCAGACTTTAAATTTTTTAAAAAACAAATTAGATTCTGCAGACGAAAACTCCATGGTTATTTTTCTGGGAGACAATATTTATCCACTCGGAATGCCGAAAGAAACCGATAAAGAATATCCGCTGGCAAAACAAAAAATGGAAAACCAACTTGCCATTACCAAAAACTTCAAAGGAAAAACTCTCGTAATTCCCGGAAATCACGATTGGTACCATGGTTTGGAAGGACTGAAAGCACAGGAAGACTTCGTAAAAAGCTATTTGAAAGATAAAAAATCTTTTCTTCCCAAAAACTCATGTCCAATAGACGATATCAGTCTGTCTAAAGATATTAAGCTTATTGTGATAGATTCAGAATGGGCATTAATAGACTGGGACAAATACCCGGGAATCAACAAAAACTGTGATATTACCACCCGTGACGATTTTTTCACAGAGTTTAAAGAGTTAATCATAAAAAATCAGGATAAAAGGATTATTGTTGCAGTACATCATCCTGTAATGAGTTCGGGAGTTCATGCAGGTTTCAACTCGGCAAAATCTCATCTTTTTCCTTTGAAGAGTAAAATACCTGTTCCGGGAGTTGCTTCACTTATCAATATTCTGCGAAGTTCTTCCGGAGCGAGTATGGAAGACCTAAGCAACAGCCATTACACCGATTTTGCCAACAGGATAAAAAGCATTATTCAGGATAAAGAGAATGTTACTTTGGTTTCCGGTCACGATCATAACCTACAATACCATCAAGATAAAAACATCCGGCAGATCATTAGCGGAGCCGGTTCTAAAACCGATCCATCTACCATTGTAAACAACACAGATTTCTCTTACGGCGGTAGCGGATTCGTTGTTTTAAATTTAAAAAAAGACCAAAGTTCTCAGGTAGAATTTTTTTCTACAAAAAACAATAAGCTCGAAAAGCTTACGGAAATCTCAGTGATCGAAAAACCAAAAACTGTTGAATATAATTTCACAGAAAACCTGCCTAACACCCAAATTTCAACAATTTATTCAGAAAAACTTACTCAGAAAGGAAAAATATACCGTTGGCTTTGGGGAGATCATTACAGACAATATTATGCATTATCGATTGAGGCTAAAGTGCGAAATCTTTCGGATATGGATCCTGGCTATTCTCCTTTTAGAGAAGGTGGAGGCAACCAATCTAACAGTCTTCGTCTGAAAGCCGACAACGGACAGGAATTTGTGATGCGCGGAATTAAAAAAAGTGCCGTTCGTTTTCTTAACGCACAGGCATTCAAGAAAAATAATCTGGGCAACGAACTTACCAATACTCTTCCGGAAAGATTCTTACTAGATTTTTATACCACAAGTCATCCTTTTACAGGTTTAGCTGTAAATAATATGGCAGATAAAATTCATCTTTTCCACAGCAACCCAGAACTCTATTTTATTCCTAAACAAAAAGGTTTAGGAAAATACAATGAAAACTACGGGGATGAACTTTACATTATTGAAGAAAGATTTTCTTCGGATAAAAAAACGCTTCAGTCTTTGGATAATGCATCAGATATAATTTCGACTTCGGATTTATTGAAAAACATGCTGAAAGACAGCAAATATTCGGTAGACAAAGAAACATATATTCGGGCGAGAATTTTCGATATGCTGATTGGTGATTGGGATCGCCACGAAGACCAATGGAAATGGGCAGAATACAAAACCGGAAATAAAGTGGTTTACAAACCTATTCCGAGGGACAGAGATCAGGCTTTCAGTAATTATGACGGAGCAGCTTTTAAGATTATTATGAATATCCCTGCAATCCGCCACATGAAATCTTTTAAAGATGATCTTAAAAATGTTCGTTGGATAAATATGGAACCTTATCCATTAGATTTAATTCTTTTAAAATCTTCGGATATTAAAGACTGGGAAATTCAGGCAAAATACATTCAGGAACATCTTACCGACAAAGATATTGATGAAGCTTTCCAAAATCTCCCAAAAGAAGTACAGGATGAGACCCTATCGGATATTAAAAGGAAATTAAAACTCAGAAAGCAGAAAGTAACGCATTATGCAAGCCAATATTACCAGATTTTACAGGAAAAAGTTCCTTTAGCAGGAACCGTTAACCGAGATAAATTTGTCATTATCAAACATCATGACTCTGTAGATGTAAAACAATTTAAAATTAACAAAGACCAATCGGAAGAACTTGTTTTCGAAAAAAATTATTCCTCTGAAAAAACAAAAGAACTCTGGATTTACGGATTGGAAGGTGATGATATTTTTGAAGTTTCCGGAACTGGAAATCCAAAAACCAACATTCGTCTTATTGGCGGGTACAATCACGACACTTATAACGTTTCGGATGGCGGTAAAGTAAAAATTTACGATTTTAAATCGCAAAAAAATACGTACAATGCAAATAACACAACCAAAAGAATAACAGATGATTATGATGTAAATACCTATAATTGGAAACATCCGAAGTATAATTTTGTAGCAGGATATCCAAATGTTAATTTCAATCCGGATGACGGCGTAATTTTAGGGTTTTTAGCCAATTATACCGTAAACAATTTTATCCGAAATCCTTTTACTCAAAAACACAGTTTGAGTGCCAATTTTTATACTGCAACAGGCGGATTCAACCTAAAATATAACGGAATTTTCAAAAAAGCTATTATGGGATGGGATGCTGCAATAGATGCTTCATATACCACGCCTTATTTCGCAAGAACTTTCTTTGGTTTGGGGAATAATAGCGTAAATGATGCCGGAGAAGACGACAAAAATTTTAACCGTGCAAGAATTTCGCAGTTCAGATTTGCTCCTTCTATTTCTACAACTAACTGGCTGAATTTAAAGCATCAGTTTCAGCTTAGCTTCGAAAACAGTAAAGTGCAAAGAAATAACGACCGTTTTATTGCTGTTTCTTCAGATGTAAGACCAGAAGTTTTTTATAATCAGCAATTTGCAGGAGTTAATTATACATTCAGCTTCAAAAATATGGATAATAATGCTTTTCCTACTTTGGGAATGGAATTTCTAGTTAACGCAGGTTGGAAAACCAATCTTCAGGAGCTTAACAGGAATTTCGCATCACTTTCAGGAAAAATGAGTATTTTCCATAGAATAGATAAGAAAGGAAAATTTGTTTTCGCAAATTCTACTTATGCGATGATGATTAATAATAATCATTTTGAATTTTTTCAGGCGGCTGCAATTGGAGGAAATAATGCCATGAGAGCTTACCGAAATGAAAGATTTGCCGGAAAGTCTTATCTCGCCAATAATTCGGAGATACGATGGGATTTCGGCAGAATAAAGAACAGTATTGTCCCGGTAAACATGGGAATCTTGGTAGGTTATGATGTTGGAAGAGTCTGGATTGATAATGAATATTCCCGCAAATGGCATCAAGGTGCTGGTGCAGGTTTTTGGCTGAATATTCTCGAATCTTTCTCAGCAAAAATACAGTATTTTGTAGGAGAAGATGGTGGAAGAGTTTCCGGTGGTTTGGGAATGAATTTCTAA
- a CDS encoding GAF domain-containing protein — protein sequence MFLTEDNPFQVFVSFKKYLDVLEHIRYNDRLEYRAKYAESLIEKVKKIPELRDGFQDLSLLEKHSELIKLLLADLFPKGLTYNEIKAASVPLASITFNYTERFKNILSDAGTDFEIKLRDINPDEFYIFCCCLILQLHYNTDFRANFPLYYDIPNKNGILKHYKITFNSDFIDIYPENGTKIPSLETAEMLLENIDDISLWKKHFPPKSWILRGFTIISLVDCTTEIALSDLKSTIIEIDPENPVSNEDLLEIFKSYFDVPDLNFGLMIYNKKYKKLENLPIYENVFTSYILDFWLKTFNEEVRKATLENITYNSQPIVVGNVNKLDEEIKKIPSFQLIKEANIKSFIIIPVMKNGELMAIMEFTSSLPNSLNGLKLKKMEFFTEMILFSVSRFNSERDNHIEAIIQREYTSIHDSVFWKFRNEAEKYFNASLTRKIYTLKEISFKNLTPLFGFSDIRSSSEKRFMLMKEDLNEQLDVLLDVFSQFNSDSEKYILAVEILKNEINNEIKADTEQRFQRMIQTEIHPFLQAKLETADNIQAKEKIKSYFRQINTQNQLFYHQRKNLDESITLVNRMLADILDSRQNIAQQIFPHYYERFKSDGIEHNLYVGQTIAPNLEYSQKHLNQLRFWQLETICKMETEFRKFQPSLPIPLNIASLIFVYNEKIDIRFRMDEKRFDVDGAYNSYYEIIKKRLDKAHIKDREERITSPGKIVIVYFGMENQKEYLQYINTLQKQNILKNDVELLKVEDLQGISGLLALRVSLH from the coding sequence GTGTTTCTCACAGAAGACAATCCATTTCAGGTTTTCGTTTCGTTCAAAAAATATTTGGATGTATTGGAGCATATACGCTATAACGACCGTTTGGAATACAGAGCCAAATATGCAGAATCTCTTATCGAAAAAGTTAAAAAAATCCCTGAATTAAGAGATGGATTTCAGGATCTATCACTGCTGGAAAAACATTCAGAACTTATTAAACTGCTGCTTGCAGATTTATTTCCTAAAGGACTTACTTACAACGAAATTAAAGCCGCCAGTGTTCCTTTGGCAAGTATTACTTTCAACTATACCGAAAGATTTAAAAACATTCTTTCGGATGCCGGAACCGATTTTGAAATTAAATTGAGAGATATTAATCCGGACGAATTTTACATCTTCTGCTGTTGTCTTATTTTGCAGCTTCACTACAACACAGATTTTAGAGCTAATTTTCCACTCTATTACGATATCCCAAATAAAAACGGAATTCTAAAACACTATAAAATTACATTTAATTCCGATTTTATTGATATCTATCCTGAAAACGGAACTAAAATCCCCAGTTTGGAAACAGCAGAAATGCTTTTGGAAAATATTGACGACATTTCTCTGTGGAAAAAACATTTTCCGCCAAAATCTTGGATATTGCGTGGTTTTACCATCATTAGTCTGGTAGACTGTACAACGGAAATTGCACTTTCAGATTTAAAATCAACCATTATTGAAATTGATCCTGAAAACCCTGTTTCCAATGAAGATCTTCTTGAAATTTTCAAATCCTATTTTGATGTCCCCGATTTGAATTTTGGCTTGATGATTTACAACAAGAAATATAAAAAACTTGAAAATCTGCCTATTTACGAAAATGTTTTTACAAGCTATATTTTAGATTTCTGGCTCAAAACCTTTAATGAAGAAGTAAGAAAAGCAACGCTCGAAAACATTACTTATAATTCTCAGCCCATTGTGGTTGGAAACGTAAATAAACTGGATGAGGAAATAAAAAAAATACCTTCTTTTCAGCTTATCAAAGAAGCCAATATAAAGAGTTTCATTATTATTCCGGTGATGAAAAATGGGGAATTGATGGCCATTATGGAATTTACTTCTTCTTTACCCAACAGTTTGAATGGTTTAAAACTTAAGAAAATGGAATTTTTCACCGAAATGATCCTTTTCTCGGTTTCCCGCTTCAACTCAGAAAGAGACAACCATATTGAAGCGATTATTCAGCGCGAGTACACTTCTATTCACGATAGTGTATTTTGGAAATTCAGGAATGAAGCCGAAAAGTATTTCAATGCATCACTCACCAGAAAAATTTATACACTTAAAGAAATATCTTTTAAAAACCTCACTCCCCTATTCGGTTTTTCGGACATCCGATCTTCTTCGGAAAAACGTTTTATGCTGATGAAAGAAGACCTCAACGAGCAGTTAGATGTTCTTCTGGATGTTTTCAGCCAATTCAATTCAGACTCAGAAAAATATATTTTGGCTGTTGAAATTCTAAAAAACGAAATAAATAACGAAATAAAAGCAGATACCGAACAAAGATTTCAGCGAATGATTCAGACTGAAATACATCCTTTTTTACAGGCAAAACTGGAAACTGCAGACAATATTCAGGCTAAAGAAAAGATAAAATCCTATTTCCGGCAGATAAATACTCAAAATCAGCTTTTTTATCATCAAAGAAAAAACCTGGACGAATCGATAACGTTGGTTAACCGTATGCTTGCCGATATTTTAGACAGCAGACAGAACATTGCCCAACAGATTTTCCCTCACTATTATGAACGTTTTAAATCGGACGGAATTGAACATAATCTGTATGTGGGACAAACCATTGCTCCGAATCTAGAATATTCTCAAAAACATCTGAACCAACTGCGTTTCTGGCAGCTTGAAACCATTTGCAAAATGGAAACTGAATTCAGAAAATTTCAGCCAAGCCTTCCTATTCCGCTGAATATTGCTTCTTTAATTTTTGTTTATAATGAAAAAATAGACATCCGTTTCCGAATGGACGAAAAACGTTTTGATGTAGACGGAGCCTACAATTCTTATTATGAAATCATCAAAAAAAGGTTGGATAAAGCCCATATAAAAGATCGTGAGGAAAGAATAACCTCACCGGGAAAAATCGTCATTGTTTATTTCGGAATGGAAAACCAAAAAGAATATCTTCAATACATTAATACCCTTCAAAAACAAAACATTCTGAAAAACGATGTCGAATTATTGAAAGTAGAAGATTTACAGGGAATTTCCGGTTTGTTGGCTTTAAGGGTTTCGCTTCATTAA
- the rbfA gene encoding 30S ribosome-binding factor RbfA produces MESNRQRKVSQIIQEDFAELFRKQASESKQSILVSVSDVKVTPDLGIAKIYLSVFPQEFRQAVMKEIEENKAQYRNFIGQKMAKQVRIIPQLNFYLDTTLDDVEKIERELRGEGDNPVL; encoded by the coding sequence ATGGAAAGTAACAGACAAAGAAAAGTATCACAGATTATTCAGGAAGATTTCGCAGAACTTTTCCGCAAACAGGCATCAGAAAGTAAACAAAGTATTCTTGTTTCTGTTTCGGATGTTAAAGTAACGCCCGATCTTGGTATTGCTAAAATCTATCTTAGTGTTTTTCCTCAGGAGTTTCGACAAGCTGTAATGAAAGAAATTGAAGAGAATAAAGCACAATACAGAAACTTTATCGGACAGAAAATGGCGAAACAAGTTCGTATTATTCCTCAATTAAACTTCTATCTAGATACAACACTGGATGATGTGGAAAAAATAGAAAGAGAACTGAGAGGAGAAGGCGATAATCCTGTTTTATAA